The Elgaria multicarinata webbii isolate HBS135686 ecotype San Diego chromosome 4, rElgMul1.1.pri, whole genome shotgun sequence genome contains a region encoding:
- the DDO gene encoding D-aspartate oxidase, with protein sequence MAKPKIAVVGAGLIGLSTAVCISDAISNCSVTVVADRFTPNTTSDVAAGMLIPHACPDTPVHRQKQWFRETFDHLSGICNSSEASEAGIHLVSGWQIFKTIPDEKAPFWSDVVLGFRSMTEKELKKFPHHKYGQAFTTLKCNCPPYLIWLEKRLKENGGQVHSRHLEDLWELHNDYDIIVNCSGIGSRKLVGDLEIYPTRGQVLKVHAPWVTHFIRDGDGLTYIYPGMHNVTLGGTRQKDIWTLSPDPKTSKNIFGRCCVLEPSLRTARDITVRVGLRPSRSSVRLQKEILVRGNEKLLVVHHYGHGGGGFSVHQGTAREATQLVKECIGALEMSRNRAKL encoded by the exons ATGGCCAAGCCCAAGATTGCAGTTGTTGGCGCTGGGCTGATTGGCCTCTCCACCGCGGTGTGCATTTCAGACGCCATTTCAAACTGCAGCGTGACTGTAGTTGCTGACAGATTTACTCCCAACACGACAAGTGATGTAGCAGCCGGAATGCTTATTCCACATGCTTGCCCAG ACACACCGGTTCATCGACAGAAGCAATGGTTTAGGGAGACCTTTGACCACCTGTCAGGAATCTGCAATTCCTCGGAGGCTTCAGAGGCTGGGATTCATTTGGTATCTGG CTGGCAGATTTTTAAAACCATTCCTGATGAGAAGGCCCCATTCTGGTCTGATGTGGTTCTAGGGTTTCGCTCAATGACTGAAAAAGAGCTGAAGAAATTTCCACACCACAAATATGGTCAGGCCTTTACGACCCTGAAATGTAACTGCCCGCCTTATCTGATCTGGCTGGAGAAAAG GCTGAAAGAAAATGGGGGCCAAGTTCATTCTAGACACCTAGAAGACCTCTGGGAACTCCACAATGACTATGACATCATAGTGAACTGCTCAGGCATTGGATCCAGGAAGCTCGTAGGTGACCTAGAGATATACCCCACTAGAGGTCAAGTTCTCAAGGTTCATGCCCCTTGGGTCACGCACTTCATTCGCGATGGGGACGGACTGACATACATCTACCCAGGGATGCACAATGTCACATTGGGAGGGACAAGGCAAAAAGATATCTGGACGCTGTCCCCGGATCCCAAGACCAGCAAAAACATATTTGGTCGATGTTGTGTTCTTGAGCCGTCGCTTCGGACAGCTCGGGATATTACAGTGCGAGTGGGCCTGAGGCCATCCAGGTCATCCGTGAGGCTGCAGAAAGAGATACTGGTCCGAGGCAATGAGAAGCTACTGGTGGTCCACCATTATGGGCATGGTGGCGGTGGCTTTTCAGTGCATCAGGGTACAGCCAGAGAAGCAACTCAGCTGGTTAAGGAGTGTATTGGAGCACTGGAGATGTCTAGGAATAGGGCTAAGCTGTAA